In the genome of Bordetella avium, the window GCGCGGCAAAGGCGATCCTAAAGATCTGATCGCCCGTGGCCCCGTGTCGCCCGAAGAATACGAGGCCCGCCGTAATCGCCTGAAGCAGCTGATCAAGCTGGGCAAGGATCGCGGCTACCTGACTTACGGCGAAATCAACGACCATTTGCCCGACGATCTGGTCGACGCCGAAGCCATCGACGGCATTATCAGCACCTTCAGCGATATGGGTATCTCGGTCTATGACCAGGCCCCTGATGCTGAAACGCTGCTCATGAGCGAGAACGCGCCAGTCGCTTCCAACGATGATGATGTCGAGGACGAGGCCGAGGCGGCGCTTACCACCGTTGATTCCGATTTCGGCCGCACCACCGATCCCGTACGTATGTATATGCGCGAAATGGGCTCGGTCGAGTTGCTCACGCGCGAAGGTGAAATCGAAATCGCCAAGCGTATCGAAGACGGTCTGAAGCACATGGTCATGGCCATCTCGGCATGTCCGACCACCATCAACGAAATCCTCGCCCACGCCACGCGTGTACGAGAAGGTCAAAACCAGATCGACGAAGTCGTCGATGGTCTGGTTGACCCGGAAGATGGTGAAGAGTACGCCGGTGCCGGTGTCAGCGCCGACGAAGAGGAGGGCGATGACGGTCCGGCTGGCGGCATGTCGAGCAAACAGCTCGAAGACCTGCGCGTCAAGGCCCTGGCCAAGTTCGACGAGGTCTCGCGCCAGTTCGACAAGATGCGCAATTCCTACGAAAAGGATGGCTATCGTTCGGATATCTACATCAGCGCTCAGGAAACCATCCAGAACGAACTGATGGGCATTCGTTTCACGGCCAAAATGGTCGAGAAGCTGGCTGACACCCTGCGTAATCAAGTTGAAGAAGTGCGACAGCTCGAACGCGCTGTGCTGCACACCTGCGTGGATCGCGCAGGCATGCCGCGCTCGCACTTCCTCAAGGTGTTCCCGGGCAACGAAACCAATTTGCAGTGGGTCGTCGAAGAAGTGGCCGCAGGCCACCCCTACGCTGAAACCCTTGAGCGTCAGATTCCGGCCGTGCAAGAGTTGCAGCAAAAGCTGATCGACCTGCAAACTCGCGTCGTGCTGCCGCTGAAGGATCTCAAAGACGTCAACAAGCGCATGGCCACGGGTGAAGCCAAGGCTCGCAAGGCCAAGCGCGAAATGACTGAGGCCAACCTGCGTCTGGTGATCTCTATTGCCAAGAAGTACACCAACCGCGGTCTGCAGTTCCTGGATCTTATCCAGGAAGGTAATATCGGTCTGATGAAGGCGGTCGATAAGTTCGAATATCGTCGCGGCTATAAATTCTCGACCTATGCAACTTGGTGGATTCGCCAGGCCATTACCCGTTCTATCGCGGACCAGGCTCGCACCATCCGTATCCCGGTTCACATGATCGAAACGATCAACAAGATGAACCGGATCAGCCGTCAGATTCTGCAGGAAACCGGCGCCGAACCCGATCCTGCGACCCTGGCGCAGAAGATGGACATGCCCGAGGACAAGATTCGCAAGATCTTGAAGATCGCCAAAGAGCCGATCTCCATGGAAACGCCGATCGGCGACGATGATGATTCCCATCTGGGCGACTTCATCGAAGACACGTCCACGCTGGCACCGTCTGATGCCGCTTTGCACGGTTCCATGCGCGATGTTGTGAAAGAAGTGCTAGACTCCCTCACCCCGCGTGAAGCCAAGGTTTTGCGCATGCGTTTCGGTATTGAAATGAGCACCGATCAAACGCTGGAGGAAGTCGGCAAACAGTTTGACGTTACCCGCGAACGGATTCGTCAGATTGAAGCCAAGGCCTTGCGCAAGCTGCGTCATCCCAGTCGCGCAGACAAGCTCAAGAGCTTCCTCGAAGGGCAATAAGTTTTAAGGGCCTCTAGCTCATGCCTGGTTAGAGCAGCGGACTCATAATCCGTTGGTGCCGAGTTCGACTCTCGGGGGGCCTACCAGCAAAATCAAAGGGTTGCGTGTGATCACGCAACCCTTTGTTTTTTTGCGTCTGGGGATTTTCTGCCAATGTTGGCAAGGGCACCCCCGATGGTCTCGGTTGCTAAGTGGGCGTAGCGCTTGGTGCTGGTCGCTGACTTGTGCCCCAGAACCGCCCCGACGGTATACAAATCGACTGAAGCATTGATCATTTCGCTGGCAGCGCTGTGCCGCAGGTCGTGGAAGCGAAGGTGTCCCATGCCGACGGCCCTGGCGGCTTTTTTGAAATTCTTGCTCATTGTCCATTTGTCACGCATTCGGACTTTGGCCGCAGCATTTGCCTTCGGGTGGATCGGCACAAAGCGGGGCAACCCATTTTTGGTGTCGGGCAGCTTGAATAAGCCGTCCTCCCGCACAGCGGCAACAACTTCGCCAAGCCGCATTCCGCTATAAAAAGAGATTCGGATCGCCGCCCGAGTAGCTTTGCAAGTGCAAGCTTTTGCAATCAACAGCATTCCACGCCGGTCGGTGTAGAACTGGCGTTCATTGCGTACAGTCGGCGTGAGAACGCGGGCGCCGGGGTCGTGCTCAGACATGCCGTGGCGCTTCCAGGCATAGCGGCAGGCGCTGACCAAGTATCGGATGCGGTTTCTTTTCGTGGCTGGCGCCAGTTCTGACCCGTCGTCCCGAATAGCCTTTTCGCCGTAAAGCTTGCAGGCCTCAGCCAATTCGCTTATCGGCTTGCCTCGGTAGGCCCAGTACATCAGGCCCAGCTCTCGAATGATTATGTCGCCCGACTTGAGGTGCGGCGCCCGCTCTTTTAGATAGATCGTGACAGCATCCTCAATCAGGAATTGCGGGCGCTCGACACGAGTTGCAACGGCGTAGAGGCGCGCGGCTTCTTGGCGGTCGTAGGCGTCTGCCTGGGCACGACTCCACGACTTCGGAAGAAGCTTGGAAGTGCGGACTCGCTTGCCTTCAATGGCGCGGTCGAACTCAAAGACGAAACAACCGCGCGCTTTGTCTCGATATATCGGCATGATGCTATGTACTCGGTGAGATCTTCTTTTGTAAAGAGGATGCGGCGCCCGAACCTGTGGCAAGGGATTGGCCCGCCAGGGGCGGCAAGATCATAGACGGTGCGCTGTGCCACGCACAAAACAGCGGCCGCCTCTGCGACGCTCAACATATCGCCTCCAAAAATAAACCCGCGCTAGGCGGGCCTCCAAGCATTACGTGTGGTGTCCAGCAGTCGCTGGATAGCGTCATCGATCATGATCAGCAGTGCTCGTCCGCGACGATGCCGGGCGTCTCAGTTGTTCGAGGATTTCGGATAACTGGCGCTGGCGCAGCGCGGTGATTCCACGCGCAGCCGCAGTCCTGGCCTTCCTCGCCTGTTTCGAGCCGGGCTCCGCAGTCGCCACACTCCACAACGCAGGATTGGAACGGTGTTCCAATGCGCTCAAAATATGCAGAGGCACACCCGCAGAATGGGCACGGCTCAAGTACGGTCTGTTTGGTGTTGGGGGTCATGCTTGATACCTCCATGCTTTTATTTCGTGGGTCTCCCAGTGGTCCGCGCCGTCTCGGCTCCAGTACCTGCCTGCGCGAAAGTAGCCGTCTATGCCGTGGGCTTCGATGTTCGTGGAGATTGCTCCGCCTGTGACAAACCTGATTGATCGCATCGGTAAGGGGTTAATTCCTGGCCACATCCCCTACCTCCCTTCGCCCTGGATGGATGGGGCGGCAGACCGGCGCGAGGCATTGAGCAATTGCCCGGCCTTGCGAACGGCCGCGTCTATCTCAGACCCGTCAACGTACAGCGTCACGCTGCGGAAACTGATCGTGTACTCTCGCAGCTTGCTCAGTAGGGCCAGGGCTTCCGTCAGCTTTTCGTTTGCGGCGGCGGCTGTCAGGCGCGTAGTGCATTGCAGCAGGCATCGGCCAGCGTAGAGACAATCGCCGCTGGCCACGGTGCAGGCTGGCCTGGGGATGAAGTCCTTGCCCATCACTCACCACCTTTGCCCTGCTGGGCGGCAATGGCGGCGTCGATGGCGGCATCGAGCGACTGTCCTCGGGCCGCGTGACCACCGCCGTCATATATCGTCCAGTCGTCATGCTCTCGGAAGGATTCGAGCGAGCGCAGCCATCGATACCGTGCCGCGTCCTTGGCATCCCGCGCATCTGCGGCAGGGCTGGCCTGGGGCGCGGTGTAGAGTGCCAAATACTCTGACTGGTACACACCAGACGGGTCGGCAAAAGTGAATTTCGGGTCAGAGTTTCTTTCTCGCTTTGCCATCATCCACGCCACCGGCTCCGCGCTCGTCTCGGATGTGTCGACATGTCGACACCCGTCAGCATCGGGTGCGCTTGCCAGGGCGGAGCGCAGTTCTTTCAGGCCGTGCAGGACGAGCGGCCAGTTGACGGGCCAATCCTGGCCCATCGGCGCGGCGTTCTCGATTGCGTCGATTGCGAGATCCAGTGGGAGTTGCCAGCCTTGAGGGATAACTTGATTGGTCATGTGAATTCCTTTTCTCCGCCCAGGGCGGACACCTAAGACGACAAATCCAGGCATATCGGGACTCCAGGTGGGAAGAGGGGGAGGGCAGCGCCAGTAGATGGCCTCCGTTGGTTGTGGCGCCGCCCTGGGGGATCAGTCCGCCGAGGTCAGCTTGGCGCGGCGGTTCTGGTAGGCGCGTTGCAGTGCGTCGTAATGCTCATCCGGGGCATCGCGCAGGCTGTCGCCAACCAGGTCGAGCGCGTCGAGGCTTGCCGCGTCTGCGATCTGCGGGAACAGGGGGGAGGGGTCGTAGGTGATCGCCGCCGGCGCGGCGTCGTCATCACCCGGTGCGGGCGTGATGTATTCGCCCTCCAGAACGTTGTCCAGTGCTTGCGATTCGCCGCGAGCGTTCAGCTCGTCCAGTGCGGCGGCGTTGGCCAGCTCAATGCTCACGGGCAGATACTTGAACAGGCGGCGCAGTACGGTCTTGCGGCCCATCTCTGCAAAGTGCGCACCCCAGGGGCTAGCGTCGGTCTTTTTGGCCCGCACGGCCTGCTGCCAGCCTTGCGAGGCGTTGCGAATCTCGATGATCTGCTGCTCGCTCATCACCTCGAAGGCGTGGCCGCCACCGACCAGCTTGGCGACTGCATAGAAAGCGATGATGGCGCCGCGTTCGCCCATGGCCGGCTTGTGCTCCAGCTTTTCATCCAGGCCGTAGGCATATTCAAAATGATCGTTCTCGTGTACGGCATGGGCGGCGATGCTCACGATCTGGCCGGATCGGCGGGCGAGGTCGATCAGTCCCTTGTAGCCCAGGACAATCTGAACCTCGATCTTGTCTGTCACCCAATCATTCCCTTGCTTGCGGCGCTTCTCGAAGGGGATCAAGTAGGCGTGGCCAAGGGGGGTGTTCGGCTCCAGACCAAGCTGCGAGCACTGCACAACCGCGCCCATCAAGGATTCGACCGTGCAACCCATCAGCTTCGGCGTGGTGCGTAGCGCGCCCAGTGCGATTTTCAGCATACGGTCGGCGCTGACGTGGCGCGGTAGCACGGCGGCCAGCGTGGACTTTTGGGAATCAAAAAATGCCTTTACCTGGCCGATGCCGGCCTGCGAGGCGACCATCTTGGATGTTTTCTTGAGGTCAGCGAGGGAGGTGGTTTGCGACATGGTTGGTCCTGTCATTCGTCGTTGAATGCCCAGTTGGGCAGGGATGCGAGGTGGACACCCTGGCCGAAACCGGGCCAGTTGCCCGAGGTCAGGCATTCGGCATAGGTGCTGAGATTGCGGCGATAGTCGCGGCGCCCCTGGTCCTGGCTTCGCGGATCGAGCATCACGGCGCTGGCGGCGAACGGCCAGGCATCCTGGACGGCAACAAAGATGAAGGCCAGCACGGTCTTACCGCTGGCAGCCGCGTAGCCGTCCGTATAAAAGGCGTCTTGGACGTGGTACCGCTTTCGGGCGATCTGGTGCGAAAACTCATGTGGGCTTGCATCGCTGAAGGTTTTCACGTCCAGCAAGATCACGCCGGACTCGCCCGCCGGGTGGCACCAGTCAGGGCGGCACCGACACAGGACGCCGGTTTCCTGGTCGATCCAGTAGGCGGATGATTCGGCCACGCCAGCGGCCAGCGCCTCGGCCACGTCCGGCAGGCGGCGCACGGCTTCGGCCTGCCGCATTGCCGTCTCTCTCTGGTCTGGCTTGATGCCGATGACGCCAGCGGGTAGCGCCGCCTCGAAGGCTTTCCATTCCTTAGTCGAACGGGTCACATCCGGGCCGACTGCGTACCGCTTGGCAAATTCTTCAGGCTCCAGAATTGCGCAGTGCGCAAGCTGGCCCTCCAGCTGGCCCTTACGCTCCGGCTCAGGCGGGCGCACCGGGTTCAGGGTCAGGTCATAGAAATTGGCCGGCGAGACATTGATGCGATCAAGGCCCGTTTTGCTGATACCTGGGCCGCCGTGGTACTGCTCAATCGGCTGGCCTTCGATCACGCACGGGGCATCAATCAGGCGGGTGGCTTCGGTGATGGCGTTCATGTCTCAATCCTTAGCCGCATACGCGGTCTTGCCGCAGCCTTCGCAGGCGGTGAGGGTGGATGGGTGGGCGTCGAGGGTCGGGCCGATCAGCCCAGTGGCCATCGCCAGCGCGGCGACCATGGCGGCGTATCCGGCCAGGTCGAGGTCCAGGCGCTTGGCGTGCAGGTAGGCGAGGGCGCGGCGGATCATGCATGTATCTCCCGGCCCTCGGCGTGGGCCTTGCCCATGAGGAGCCGTGCGATGCCGATAAGATCGGCGCGCAGTTCGCGTTGTGTTTGGGTTACGTATTCTGGTACCGGCGTTGTGCTGAGAGCCGTTAATGCGATCCGGCACAGCGCGTCATGGCCTCCGTCGATAATGGCATCCGCCCACCACTCACGGTCTTGACCGAAAGCGATGTCGGCCTCTCCAGCAAATAGCTCATACAGTGCGTCGATAATCTGCTGGTCAGTTAGCTCGGGGTAATGCAGCATGATTTCTCCAGGCAAAGGGAGTCCGACCCGCATCGCAAGGGATGCGGGGGACAGGGGTGAGTCAGTGGTGGGTTAAAGGCCAGCCGGCACTACCAATGCGTGGTGTGCAGTGCCTTGAGGTGCTCGCCTGCTTGGTCACGGGAGCGGCAAGCGGCGTCGGCGATCCCGTTCAAGTAACTGAATAGGTTCCGAATTTTCGTGATGTACTCATGGGCCAAGGCATCGCCGAGGTCGCCGTCTGCAATCAGGTTGAGCACGAGATCATCGCGCAGCAGTTGGTGATGGCCGTTGACGGCGCCGAACGCGATGCGTCGGCGCAGATGCTCACGGATGAGTACAAATGCCTCGCCAGCGAGGACGCCCGCGCGCGCATTCAGTGCAGCTTGGATGTGCTCAGGTAGCTCGATGGTGAGGTCTGACTGGCCAGAGAGCAGCAGCTCGGCGGGGTCGATGCGCGGCGTGCCGTAGCTGCCCGTCTTGCGGATGGTGGGTAGGACCTCGGCCGTGACCCACTTGCGGAATCTGTGAGGTAGTGTCCCTGGCTTGACAGCATCCCGGCACCGCAGCACCAGGGTGTACATGCCGGATTCACTGATTACAGATTGGAATTGAGCACCACCCCGTTTACCGGAATGACCCTCAGTTGAACTTAGGGTCATTTTTTCATCGTCATCCAGCGCTTTTAACGACTCACTCGGATTGCTGAGCTTCAGCGCTTTGCACAGATCGGCAGCAATGAACCATGGTTCGCCATTGATGACGA includes:
- a CDS encoding BRO-N domain-containing protein, encoding MSQSALAFQPDSTAFNFESHVVRVVVINGEPWFIAADLCKALKLSNPSESLKALDDDEKMTLSSTEGHSGKRGGAQFQSVISESGMYTLVLRCRDAVKPGTLPHRFRKWVTAEVLPTIRKTGSYGTPRIDPAELLLSGQSDLTIELPEHIQAALNARAGVLAGEAFVLIREHLRRRIAFGAVNGHHQLLRDDLVLNLIADGDLGDALAHEYITKIRNLFSYLNGIADAACRSRDQAGEHLKALHTTHW
- the rpoD gene encoding RNA polymerase sigma factor RpoD; this translates as MTKSTGKTSSAIEAADASPTMAKKRAISMAAEKTPAKTVVKVAKTATKTAAKKAAKPAAAAGEKTTKTRVKKAEDKLADLVGGAARVPSGRRPGRPAKNANNDSDTFDDPMDGEGEVVPDFKPVKRGGKRGKGDPKDLIARGPVSPEEYEARRNRLKQLIKLGKDRGYLTYGEINDHLPDDLVDAEAIDGIISTFSDMGISVYDQAPDAETLLMSENAPVASNDDDVEDEAEAALTTVDSDFGRTTDPVRMYMREMGSVELLTREGEIEIAKRIEDGLKHMVMAISACPTTINEILAHATRVREGQNQIDEVVDGLVDPEDGEEYAGAGVSADEEEGDDGPAGGMSSKQLEDLRVKALAKFDEVSRQFDKMRNSYEKDGYRSDIYISAQETIQNELMGIRFTAKMVEKLADTLRNQVEEVRQLERAVLHTCVDRAGMPRSHFLKVFPGNETNLQWVVEEVAAGHPYAETLERQIPAVQELQQKLIDLQTRVVLPLKDLKDVNKRMATGEAKARKAKREMTEANLRLVISIAKKYTNRGLQFLDLIQEGNIGLMKAVDKFEYRRGYKFSTYATWWIRQAITRSIADQARTIRIPVHMIETINKMNRISRQILQETGAEPDPATLAQKMDMPEDKIRKILKIAKEPISMETPIGDDDDSHLGDFIEDTSTLAPSDAALHGSMRDVVKEVLDSLTPREAKVLRMRFGIEMSTDQTLEEVGKQFDVTRERIRQIEAKALRKLRHPSRADKLKSFLEGQ
- a CDS encoding Lar family restriction alleviation protein — translated: MEVSSMTPNTKQTVLEPCPFCGCASAYFERIGTPFQSCVVECGDCGARLETGEEGQDCGCAWNHRAAPAPVIRNPRTTETPGIVADEHC
- the recT gene encoding recombination protein RecT, with product MSQTTSLADLKKTSKMVASQAGIGQVKAFFDSQKSTLAAVLPRHVSADRMLKIALGALRTTPKLMGCTVESLMGAVVQCSQLGLEPNTPLGHAYLIPFEKRRKQGNDWVTDKIEVQIVLGYKGLIDLARRSGQIVSIAAHAVHENDHFEYAYGLDEKLEHKPAMGERGAIIAFYAVAKLVGGGHAFEVMSEQQIIEIRNASQGWQQAVRAKKTDASPWGAHFAEMGRKTVLRRLFKYLPVSIELANAAALDELNARGESQALDNVLEGEYITPAPGDDDAAPAAITYDPSPLFPQIADAASLDALDLVGDSLRDAPDEHYDALQRAYQNRRAKLTSAD
- a CDS encoding tyrosine-type recombinase/integrase, translated to MPIYRDKARGCFVFEFDRAIEGKRVRTSKLLPKSWSRAQADAYDRQEAARLYAVATRVERPQFLIEDAVTIYLKERAPHLKSGDIIIRELGLMYWAYRGKPISELAEACKLYGEKAIRDDGSELAPATKRNRIRYLVSACRYAWKRHGMSEHDPGARVLTPTVRNERQFYTDRRGMLLIAKACTCKATRAAIRISFYSGMRLGEVVAAVREDGLFKLPDTKNGLPRFVPIHPKANAAAKVRMRDKWTMSKNFKKAARAVGMGHLRFHDLRHSAASEMINASVDLYTVGAVLGHKSATSTKRYAHLATETIGGALANIGRKSPDAKKQRVA
- a CDS encoding PD-(D/E)XK nuclease-like domain-containing protein, which encodes MNAITEATRLIDAPCVIEGQPIEQYHGGPGISKTGLDRINVSPANFYDLTLNPVRPPEPERKGQLEGQLAHCAILEPEEFAKRYAVGPDVTRSTKEWKAFEAALPAGVIGIKPDQRETAMRQAEAVRRLPDVAEALAAGVAESSAYWIDQETGVLCRCRPDWCHPAGESGVILLDVKTFSDASPHEFSHQIARKRYHVQDAFYTDGYAAASGKTVLAFIFVAVQDAWPFAASAVMLDPRSQDQGRRDYRRNLSTYAECLTSGNWPGFGQGVHLASLPNWAFNDE